The genomic interval CCCTACTGCGCCCACCAAAAAATCAAAGGGTTAGCGATGATCTCGCTAACCCTTTTTTTGTTGTGCCCACTCAGTGCCCAAGTTGTGCCCAGTGGTTTCGGGCACAACTGTTTTATGACCTCTGCACAATTCTGGGCACCTAACTGGTCAAATTCAATCATCAGCAAGATATTCCATCACCTGACCAACCTCACACCCAAAAAAGCGACAGATCACGTCTATGTTGTCAGTTGTCGTGTTGTAGCCTTTCAGATTAGCAATTCTCGACAAGGTCGTCCGGTGAATGCCAGTTGACTGTGACAACTCATCAAAGGTCAATCGCCTCCCTTTACTAAACTCCCAATCTGAGATTAGTTTTTTCAAGTGAAATCTGATCATTTTTTCTCCTGTATTTAGATACATGGTGGCACAGAATAACACTTAGCAAAAAAAAACACCCCACGCTACTTTTTTTGGAGAAATGTGCTTGTCATGCACGTTTGGTTTATGTATAGTCTATTTAAACCACTAACACAAAGGAGAGACTAGTCATGGAACAAGAAACTTACCTGACAACCGAGGAATTGGCAGTACGGCTTCGCTATGACGCAGCCTATATTCGCAATTGCCTTCGCGATGCGGTTCTGATCGAAGGTATCCACTACATCCGCCCTTTTGGGCGTAGAAAAATTCTCTACATCTGGGAGGCTGTTCAAAGTGAGATGGTACGAAAATCAAAAAGTCAAGCAGCTACCATTCCGCTATCACGAGGGAGGGTATGTCATGGGTAGCATCAGATGTAGAGATGGTTTTTTGTTTTTCGATTTCAGAGTTCACAGCATCCGCTGCCGTGAACAGACCCGGCTCAGTGATACAGCCAGCAACCGCAAACGGCTGGTGAAGATCTTGCAGCAAATCGAAAAAGAAATCGACGCCGGTGTTTTCTCCTATGCGCAATATTTCCCCGGCAGCCGCAATATTGAAAAAATCGCAGCGATAGAAACGGCTAGGCAGCAGCATCAGGCGCTTCCCGCCGAGGCAGGTCCGCACCGGGCCGCCACCAGAGCCCAATCAGGAATGACCCCGCTGTTTGAATGCTTTAGTCAGGACTGGTTTTTAGAGAACGAGGTGCGTTGGAAACGCTCTTATCGCAAGACGGTGCGCGGCAATCTTGATAAGCATTTGATTGCCGAATTTGGCAAAAAGGAAGTCGGCAGCATCGACAAGGGTGAAATTCTCAGATTCCGTTCCACACTCGCCAAAGTTCGTAACGGAAGCAAAGAAGGCCTCTCACCGGATCGGATCAATCACATCATGACGACATTGCGCATGATTCTCGAAGACGCCGCCGACCGGTTTGATTTTACCACGCCCTTCGCCCGGATCAAACCTCTCAAAGTGATCCGCAGTGACGTTGACCCTTTTTCGATCGAAGAGGTCACCCGATTTCTTAAGTTTGTCAGGCCAGATTTCCGTGATTACTACACGGTTCGGTTTTTCACCGGCATGCGTACGGGCGAGATCGACGGTCTGAAATGGGAATATGTCGACTTTGACCGGCGTCTGATCCGCATTCGTGAAACTCTGGTCGATGGTCAGGCGGATGTCACCAAGACGCCTGCCTCCATTCGCGAGATCTGTATGTCTGAGCCGGTTTTTCA from Desulfuromonas thiophila carries:
- a CDS encoding helix-turn-helix domain-containing protein, translated to MIRFHLKKLISDWEFSKGRRLTFDELSQSTGIHRTTLSRIANLKGYNTTTDNIDVICRFFGCEVGQVMEYLADD
- a CDS encoding Arm DNA-binding domain-containing protein, translated to MGSIRCRDGFLFFDFRVHSIRCREQTRLSDTASNRKRLVKILQQIEKEIDAGVFSYAQYFPGSRNIEKIAAIETARQQHQALPAEAGPHRAATRAQSGMTPLFECFSQDWFLENEVRWKRSYRKTVRGNLDKHLIAEFGKKEVGSIDKGEILRFRSTLAKVRNGSKEGLSPDRINHIMTTLRMILEDAADRFDFTTPFARIKPLKVIRSDVDPFSIEEVTRFLKFVRPDFRDYYTVRFFTGMRTGEIDGLKWEYVDFDRRLIRIRETLVDGQADVTKTPASIREICMSEPVFQALQRQFQVSASCGSYVFCNREGQPLDHRNITKRIWYPSLRMMGIKPRKPYQTRHTAATLWLAAGENPEWIARQMGHTTTRMLFTVYSRFVPNLTRRDGSAFENLLAARLPGVIKDPAEIAVSPVSDVVGGADHV